One part of the Mycolicibacterium aromaticivorans JS19b1 = JCM 16368 genome encodes these proteins:
- a CDS encoding alpha/beta hydrolase family protein: MAMPDSNDAVPTHPAATGKKSSGGAPLANIVAPFTKTAGYYARSWGAYLDGGSGELPVARPTLSLATHALRDEIVLVGLRMRRPLSDAAVYDKINAEVVKAVDFYGKHGWLARPEGFFAAPPAPTEVSIRTFGKGNRKHERMSFDSGYTPYAREPGRQRWLSYPGNRREYALMLRHSEPRPWLVCIHGTEMGRVNLDLTLFRAWHLHEAFGLNVILPVLPMHGPRARGLPKGAVFPGEDVMDDVHATAQAVWDVRRVLAWIRSQQPGARIGVNGISLGGYIAALVASLDEDLTCAILGVPPANLVSILGRHAGLSVDDPRHRTLELAAPIGDMISPLSLQPKVAPEGRFIYAGVADRIVHPREQVLGLWEHWGRPDIGWYRGGHTGFFQARPVQQFVDAALVQSGLADRG; this comes from the coding sequence ATGGCAATGCCCGACAGCAACGATGCAGTTCCCACGCATCCCGCTGCTACCGGCAAGAAGTCCAGTGGCGGTGCTCCACTGGCGAATATTGTCGCGCCTTTCACCAAGACCGCTGGGTACTACGCGCGGTCCTGGGGCGCGTACCTCGATGGCGGCAGCGGTGAGTTGCCCGTCGCGCGACCGACGCTTTCGCTGGCCACGCACGCCCTGCGGGACGAAATCGTGCTGGTCGGCCTGCGCATGCGCCGGCCGCTCAGCGATGCCGCCGTCTACGACAAGATCAATGCCGAAGTCGTCAAAGCCGTCGACTTCTACGGCAAGCACGGCTGGCTGGCCAGGCCGGAAGGATTCTTCGCCGCGCCGCCGGCGCCGACCGAGGTATCGATCCGGACGTTCGGCAAGGGCAACCGCAAGCACGAGCGGATGTCGTTCGACAGCGGCTACACGCCGTACGCCCGGGAACCGGGACGCCAGCGTTGGCTGAGCTATCCCGGCAACCGCCGCGAATACGCGCTGATGCTGCGCCACAGCGAGCCCCGGCCGTGGCTGGTGTGCATCCACGGGACCGAGATGGGCCGCGTGAATCTGGACCTCACGTTGTTCCGGGCATGGCATCTACACGAGGCATTCGGCCTCAACGTCATTCTGCCGGTGCTGCCGATGCACGGCCCGCGGGCCAGAGGTCTGCCGAAGGGCGCGGTGTTCCCCGGCGAGGACGTGATGGACGACGTCCACGCGACCGCGCAGGCGGTGTGGGACGTGCGCCGGGTGCTGGCCTGGATCAGGTCACAGCAACCCGGCGCGCGGATCGGGGTGAACGGCATCTCGCTGGGCGGCTACATCGCCGCTCTGGTCGCGAGCCTCGACGAAGACCTCACGTGCGCCATCCTCGGCGTGCCGCCGGCCAACCTGGTGTCCATCCTGGGCCGGCACGCCGGACTGAGCGTCGACGATCCGCGGCACCGGACTCTGGAGTTGGCCGCACCGATCGGCGACATGATCTCGCCGCTGTCGCTGCAACCGAAAGTCGCGCCGGAGGGCCGGTTCATCTACGCCGGCGTCGCCGACCGGATCGTGCACCCGCGCGAGCAGGTGCTGGGATTGTGGGAGCACTGGGGGCGACCGGACATCGGCTGGTACCGCGGCGGGCATACCGGGTTTTTCCAGGCCCGTCCGGTGCAGCAATTCGTGGACGCCGCGCTCGTACAGTCGGGGCTCGCAGACCGGGGCTAG
- a CDS encoding acyl-CoA dehydrogenase — MSHYKSNVRDQVFNLFEVFGLEKALGQGSYSDVDADTAREMLQEMSRLAEGPVAASFVEGDRNPPVFDPETHSVKLPEAFKKSVHAVTEAGWDKVGIEEELGGTPVPRALVWALAEHVLGANPAVWMYAGGAGFSSIFYKLATDEQKKWAILAAERGWGSTMVLTEPDAGSDVGAGRTKAVKQDDGSWHIDGVKRFITSADSDDMFENIFHLVLARPEGAGPGTKGLSLFFVPKFHFDPETGELGERNGAFVTNVEHKMGLKVSTTCELTFGQHGVPAKGWLVGEVHDGIAQMFDVIEMARMLVGTKAIATLSTGYLNALEYAKERVQGADLTQMTDKTAPRVTITHHPDVRRSLMTQKAYAEGLRSLYMFTATYQDAEVAAALHGVDAELSVKVNDLLLPIVKGVGSEQAYAKLTESLQTFGGSGFLQDYPVEQYIRDAKIDSLYEGTTAIQAQDFFFRKIVRDKGVALAHVAGQIEAFISSESGNGRLKSERELLAKALEDVQGMAASMTGYLMAAQDDAASIYKVGLASVRFLMSVGDLVIGWLLQRQAAVAIAALDAGATGADASFYEGKIAVASFFAKNMLPLLTSTRQVIETIDNEIMELDEAAF; from the coding sequence ATGAGCCATTACAAGTCAAACGTGCGCGACCAGGTATTCAACCTGTTCGAGGTCTTTGGTCTCGAGAAGGCACTCGGCCAGGGCAGCTACAGTGATGTAGACGCCGACACCGCGCGCGAGATGCTGCAGGAGATGAGCAGGCTGGCCGAAGGTCCGGTCGCCGCATCGTTCGTCGAGGGTGACCGCAACCCGCCGGTCTTCGATCCCGAGACCCACTCCGTGAAGTTGCCGGAGGCGTTCAAGAAGTCCGTGCACGCGGTGACCGAGGCGGGCTGGGACAAGGTCGGTATCGAAGAGGAACTCGGCGGCACACCGGTTCCCCGTGCCCTGGTCTGGGCGCTGGCCGAGCACGTGCTCGGTGCCAACCCGGCGGTCTGGATGTACGCCGGCGGCGCAGGCTTCTCCAGCATCTTCTACAAGCTGGCCACTGACGAACAGAAGAAGTGGGCTATCCTCGCCGCCGAGCGCGGCTGGGGCTCGACCATGGTGCTCACCGAGCCGGATGCCGGCTCCGACGTCGGCGCCGGCCGCACCAAGGCCGTCAAGCAGGACGACGGTTCGTGGCACATCGACGGCGTGAAGCGGTTCATCACCTCGGCCGATTCCGACGACATGTTCGAGAACATCTTCCACCTGGTGCTCGCCCGCCCCGAGGGCGCCGGACCCGGCACCAAGGGCCTGTCGCTGTTCTTCGTGCCGAAGTTCCACTTCGACCCCGAGACCGGCGAGCTCGGCGAGCGCAACGGCGCTTTCGTCACCAATGTCGAGCACAAGATGGGCCTGAAGGTCTCCACCACCTGTGAGCTGACCTTCGGTCAGCACGGGGTGCCGGCCAAGGGCTGGCTCGTCGGTGAGGTTCACGACGGCATCGCCCAGATGTTCGATGTGATCGAGATGGCGCGAATGCTGGTGGGCACCAAGGCTATTGCCACGCTGTCGACCGGCTACCTGAACGCCCTGGAGTACGCCAAGGAGCGCGTGCAGGGTGCCGACCTGACCCAGATGACCGACAAGACCGCGCCGCGGGTCACCATCACCCATCACCCGGACGTCCGTCGCAGCCTGATGACCCAGAAGGCCTACGCCGAGGGACTGCGCTCGCTGTACATGTTCACCGCGACCTACCAGGACGCCGAAGTCGCCGCGGCGCTGCACGGCGTCGACGCCGAACTGTCGGTCAAGGTCAACGATCTGCTGCTGCCGATCGTCAAGGGTGTCGGTTCTGAGCAGGCCTACGCCAAGCTGACCGAGAGCCTGCAGACCTTTGGTGGCTCCGGCTTCCTGCAGGACTACCCGGTCGAGCAGTACATCCGCGACGCGAAGATCGACTCGCTCTACGAAGGCACCACCGCCATCCAGGCGCAGGACTTCTTCTTCCGGAAGATCGTGCGCGACAAGGGTGTTGCGCTGGCGCACGTGGCCGGTCAGATCGAGGCGTTCATCTCCAGCGAGTCGGGCAACGGCCGGCTGAAGTCGGAGCGCGAGCTGCTGGCCAAGGCGCTCGAGGACGTCCAGGGTATGGCCGCCTCCATGACCGGCTACCTGATGGCCGCGCAGGACGATGCCGCCAGCATCTACAAGGTGGGGCTGGCCTCGGTTCGCTTCCTGATGAGCGTCGGCGACCTGGTCATCGGCTGGCTGCTGCAGCGTCAGGCCGCGGTGGCCATCGCGGCGCTCGATGCCGGCGCCACCGGTGCTGACGCCTCCTTCTACGAGGGCAAGATCGCGGTCGCGTCGTTCTTCGCCAAGAACATGCTGCCGCTGCTGACCAGCACTCGCCAGGTGATCGAGACGATCGACAACGAGATCATGGAGCTCGACGAAGCAGCATTCTGA